Below is a window of Danio rerio strain Tuebingen ecotype United States chromosome 11, GRCz12tu, whole genome shotgun sequence DNA.
aaaaagtttccCTGAAGCACCTCTGAAATAAACTTTAACTAAAAGTTTTAGATTGTGAGCAGGACAGCACACTGGTTCTCCCGCAGCATGTTTGTTCATCATTTCTATCTTAATGTGTtgatcattttcttttgtgtttctgtATTGTGTGAAGGTCAACCAGTCCACAGTTTATGCTGCTATaatctttattcagttttattcataaactatgtacaatatatacactGTGCTCACGTCagctccaggtctcttgggtgAAGGTCTCTCagtgacgtggtctcttctggtcgttGTGCGTCTCTGGTGGAGATGGGGAGCGGGAACGTTTCCCTCTGGCGTCCTGGACTGAAGATGCTGCACCagctgaggaagaggagggcagcggcttggtctggcaggagaaggacggcctctttttcttctcagcagcataggcctcactgaacagatcgagcgcaaacacacacaagcagacataatGTGAGATTTTCACAAACAATAGAACATGCTgcaatgccaagtacagtttactcacgcgtctatgatgggaatgacgtatttgCCGCTGCCGtccatcatgactccctttcggtttgggtcgtccacctccaacaggaagctgcggggaatccctgtgctcctccGGATGCGCTTAAGCggagcagagctgctgccctgtgaattcatgagtgacagtcaaactacagagcaaacaatctgactgatggagtcaagagctcaagttcacagcaaccataAGCTTAGAAAACCCAGTTACCCCTTTagaggggcagtgcctaatgtggtgtcctggGATCCCACAGTGAAAGCAGACATAGTTGGGTGGAAGAAGCCCAAGCAGTGTCATGGCCTCACtgatgaacatcagaaccatgagaatcagctctaaCATTTCTCACAaaccaaacctgtcagtgtctgaacgctcacctgctggagtagtagcacagactggactggtacatcaccgcttttagcttgtcctcctctgatgcctttgcctcagccagattctcagtctgtttcacaggcatttgcacattagaattttattttactgGTCTGCCTaagtagctgtgtgtgtgtgtgtgtgtgtgtgtgtgtgtgtgtgtgtgtgtgtgtgtgtgtgtgtgtgtttgtgtgttttaaactgTGTATTGATATTCTGCACTACATGTCATTATGACGCCTCAAATGCAAACACTGCAGTTCAATACAGAGCAGCACAGTGGggtgaattaatcatttgttcaataccttcaacagctgctccagtgagaggagtgaagaatCACCTGTTTGAGAAGATTTAGCTGatggtccagcttgatgtctgcaaaacaaaacaaaggagcttgtgtgactaaaacaccacagACAGACTCAAACTCTTGATATAACATCTATCAGAGGACGATTGCgcttatttcacatgacttacccaacaaatcttctgttggaGGACTTCAGCCCAGCCGCAGGgacccgtctgatgatgaccgatgTGTTTttggggatgagagcatcatcatctgtgtattctgacagcaaaataaagtttatatattaataatcatttaccatagtatactttgagtgccattagcattttaaaacactcaaaacatcACTATATGTCACCATCAGAGTCATGATAACACATGTCAGCTTCTACAAGTCTGTCTGATAACACATCTAATGTTAGTGTAGTATAGTTTAAGTGGCTTTTCCTCATCTCACCTTCATCAGTTTGGcctttgctgatcttcagctggcagaacttcagcctctcgcgcctcatgatctgccgcttcagctctccCACAGTGATGTTGAGGccctcaaactggagcgagtcgtaggtgagtcgactctgaaaCCTGtaatgaacacaagacatactgaataCAAACCACAGTGTGATAACAAGGGTCAAACCTGAATGATGGGAGAAGCAGACGATCAATCGATGTATCCAACAATCAATAATCTGGGAATCAGTAGCCACGAAGGACgccgagatcagatgccaatgagcgaagttcaaaacaacacaaaaagaacCGTTGCCATGGATGTTGACGATCACGTGACGAGGCGCTAAAAACTTCCGCGTTATTTTCTCATTAATAATAGTGAAATCAttactatgataataataaaataaacagcagaacagttggccatctctgaataatacacagtggCGTTTCCTTACACGAATGGTTCAGGACTCTGTATAGAGTCGGGCGAGTCACTGAATCAGTGATTCGTGGCTGAATGAATCACTTAAAGCTTCACTCGATTAAAGAggtctcttgctgccacctattggcgaTTTGTTTTTccgttttaaagtaatttaacactttttaaaaacacctttaaatgtattttctacaAATGTTCATCTCTGtatgttaaaatgatttaaaactctCTAAGctcatcatttatttgtttgccctTGATCTTCATTATGTgttacagtttttttccaattgttttgccacaaatttcagaaccctgatgtcaattaaaaaaactctagacacaaaatCCTAAACAGTCACTACTTTTAACACTCTCCAGTGTTCTGCATACAGCATTCATTCCCTTAAAGAAGTCTTGCATTTGCAGGATCATTGATTCACATAAtccttttataatacaaatactaCAGGAACACTACTTTAGATCACCAGCAGCACACAAGATGTACATCGCttcaataaacaatcattaacaatcattaaatattgttgtttaaaatatatgatacagGTTTCATTATGGTCTATAAGTGTAAAGGGAAACAGTGCAGACAGTGGATATACCGAACTAGTTTTATAAATTCCATCATAATGtaggtttactgtattttttttctcacttCACGTCCCCATATAGAAAGCTGATAAATGGCATGATATATGGTCCCATCTgcaaattacattattataaaatgtcataatagtcaataatttgtcaaaatagtgaaaaaatcattgtttatatttttttcaaccatatcatatatatatatatttgtaggggtaaaatatataacataatggATCGTATATATACGTAACATATATGTTTTAACAAATGGCAATATTTTGACAtgtataacatattttatatatgtaaaattcaTATGAACTATTATATcacatatgtaatttgcatatatttctatatatcagatttctattttgGGAATTTGTGTTACCATCAGTCTGGTCTTGTGGATTTGGTCACGGGTTCTCCTCTACAtttcagtgttgtttttattacTCAGAAATCTTGGAAAGAACCTTCTGTCAATGTAAATCCAGGCCTGACATTGGTCTGCTGTGACTGGGCTTTCTTACAGTGAtgtcaaatatataaacattgtctGTAAAAGTGGTACACAGAACAAAGAAACCATAAATATGGACTAAGGATGAATAAAGATGACATCTATAGATAATGTAGTTCAGTTGGGTCATCTTCTGTGGTAACTGATGTCATTTGATCTATCCTGATTATTTCATCATCTAAACATGTAATATTGTACATCAGTTTCCCCACATCAACAATAATGCAGCAGTTATTCATCATTTTGAGTGCTTGTATCAGTTGATAATAACATCATGTGAAGTAAATGAATACATGgttatttcaaatgtaatgtttgagttgcattttgaaatggGATCAATTTGAAGTTTAATTGTGTTATATTGAAAAGGTGATCTGAGTTCAATGAATAAAGTATGTTTGACTTGTGTGTGTTGTATCCAAGCATTTGAAAAAAGAGTTaaaagttttgcaaaaatgtacaattttggcAAAGGTTGTGAATTTTGTGTCTAGACTTTTGAAAACCAaagttctgaaatttgtggcaaaacaattgtaaaaaccTGTAATAAAAAAGAGAAAGGATAAATCTTATAGATGATGAGCACAAATCTGAAAGCATCTGTGGATCTGTCACAATCCACTCGTTTATTATCATTACTGTGGGTTTCTTCATCACAAAAATAAGCCcatgtaagaattgaaatattacaaatatttttgatgtctttgacaattcaaaacatgagctgaaaacagagactgttgaccacaacccagcaggtgggaatgcgggaaaaaacaattcctgctgcatttgcatctgagtctgctgaaactcggcttcaaccaccccaactcacacatatggtcatttcaatgtttgaatgtttcaGATTAACCtaagtgactttatctatcatgtttgatatcatttgaaatgtctcagtgcgattggtacaatggtctcattctctcagaaatagacataatcaaaacaataaatatataacttcaggcatcttttgaaccactgtgaagggtgtgacttttccacaggcagcactaaatgcaaatgtCTTTTGTTATGCTCACACCCCtgtccttgagggaattcttggattacttaaggtaaggtttgagaaaggctcagcgcgattctgcttaccccgatcagcccgtaacatggagcttatgctccatgttatgtatattttaaagtcaggaatgcatcttttaatcttggatttatctttggtAACTTGATGTATTTATTGAtcttttatgaattgactgattgaattggcataatacacatttacctgactaataaattgttatgttttgaattattcaaacagtcctcgtgttattatcactgataaatgttgttgtccatagcactacaagccactgtacaggttagtaacggactaaaacatgttagacggagcagtgtggcacgctatacaatgttgctagagatccgactaacatattggcattaattcaagtaTACTTATGCGGACCACATAAAAAATCTCCTAAATATAGTAAGTATAGGGTTCTGCCactttaggagagtggttaatcgcctctgtttaatgaccaagactgacaagcttgtattaagagattgtatacccggccggtgcaagactcgagatgctataggaatctgagtaaatgagaataaggtataataacaaatcaaaagaatattcaatcataatctaaaataatgtgaaaggaaacaaaataatcttatcaatgttttataattggagtcagataaaacgaggataaatatattaatattctaaaccacctcatactaaaattggagtcagatatgagttaagtttaatataaatcaatattgtgcactggaaagaccgaacatgcagtgaaccttcatccaccattggataccgtcattggaccaactgggtggaccctacacccatatacaaataaataaaacaccacaAGCAGATTTAAAACATCAGAATCTGCAGAACAAGGATCAGCACTGACCTTTCCAAGAAGAAGAGCGACTGCAGCAGGCTTGAACTGAAAGACTGATTCATATTATTGAGTGTTTCTaattcaaaaactcttttgtttAGGGTTAGTGATTCAGATCTCATTTAATGTTTACAGAATAATGaaaaatgatttacagacctaatTTGCATCaatgaattaaaacaaaacaagaagactgCAATGAATAATCCCTGATATAAGGATCATTTC
It encodes the following:
- the LOC110439291 gene encoding E3 ubiquitin-protein ligase RBBP6-like isoform X2, whose product is MLELILMVLMFISEAMTLLGLLPPNYVCFHCGIPGHHIRHCPSKGGSSSAPLKRIRRSTGIPRSFLLEVDDPNRKGVMMDGSGKYVIPIIDAEAYAAEKKKRPSFSCQTKPLPSSSSAGAASSVQDARGKRSRSPSPPETHNDQKRPRH
- the LOC110439291 gene encoding E3 ubiquitin-protein ligase RBBP6-like isoform X1, whose translation is MSCVHYRFQSRLTYDSLQFEGLNITVGELKRQIMRRERLKFCQLKISKGQTDEEYTDDDALIPKNTSVIIRRVPAAGLKSSNRRFVGHQAGPSAKSSQTGDSSLLSLEQLLKTENLAEAKASEEDKLKAVMYQSSLCYYSSRAAALLRLSASGGAQGFPAASCWRWTTQTERES